In Chloroflexota bacterium, the DNA window AGAAGATGACGAAGAAACTTTATCCGATGTGCGCTCGCTGTACCAGGGTGGTTTGCTTTCCGCAGTTGAAATCAGGTGAAGAGCCTCCCATCGATAAGGCACCGGCATTTTGCCCGATGAAGCAGATGCCGGAGGTTATCAACCAGGCAACCACCGAGTATGACCGGCCTGAGGTCAGGGAGTTTGCCCGGCTCGCCTCGGTACAGGAATTCGAGTGCTACGAACAGTTGCCCGAAGGCAGGCGGACCAAAATCCCGCGGGTAGAGGAGCTTTTTCAATTTGCCAATAAGTGCGGCTATAAAAGGCTCGGCATTGCTTTCTGTACCGGACTGGCCAATGAAGCCCGCATCCTGACCGATATTCTGGAGAACAAGGGATTTGAGGTGGTCTCGGTACGGTGCAAGGTGGGAGCGACCCCCAAGGAAAGAATCGGCATCACGGAAGAAGAAAAGATACGTGGTCCGGGCTGGCTGGAGACAATGTGCAGCCCTATCGTTCAGGCCGAGATATTGAACACGGT includes these proteins:
- a CDS encoding DUF1847 domain-containing protein: MTKKLYPMCARCTRVVCFPQLKSGEEPPIDKAPAFCPMKQMPEVINQATTEYDRPEVREFARLASVQEFECYEQLPEGRRTKIPRVEELFQFANKCGYKRLGIAFCTGLANEARILTDILENKGFEVVSVRCKVGATPKERIGITEEEKIRGPGWLETMCSPIVQAEILNTVKVDLAIMLGLCIGHDTLFIKYCRVPMTVLAVKDRVFGHNPLAALYLANTSYYSRLMAKTR